In Achromobacter spanius, the following proteins share a genomic window:
- a CDS encoding glucosamine inositolphosphorylceramide transferase family protein, whose product MKTYRVGLLVDGYEQPGWMHEMVDWLIHSQDFDISALLVMDGPGAEKPPRVGVRALFGTLSRFESRMLPAKQRQMLSCGDMRQRMPSASVPVLPLEVGDGAQGAQDAVTALRLDLVITLGASRATRTQMRGWARLGVWQLSYSDIAVSTSRYAGFWEVFQRQDHTTVKLWRVGPAPEQDELLDQRSFNTEVFWLKNQARAFSLGNFMVYDALQALARARQSEPAPEMQIMSGPRRADPVEWDSAAYIARQAWLISDLIVRRIMKRNIRWRIGMFPSSRQQAVVSEAMVLQPPKGRFFADPFVYTHDKKPYIFFEDYDFTSRKGTISVATYSDGAFRLLGTALNLPYHLSFPYIFEHDGVTYMVPETCGNRSIELWKCTEFPLKWELDVTLMTNISAVDTIIFKHGEYWWLLTNIDRTDGQSHCDELFAFFSDSPRSTEWTPHACNPIVRNPMRARNAGIVVSPSGEVIRCAQYQGFCHYGKGVSLNRIEELTPSTYVETDGEIHYANFLSKRHASMHHWHHQGGHTVFDFAYME is encoded by the coding sequence ATGAAAACCTACCGAGTGGGACTGTTGGTTGACGGGTATGAGCAACCCGGCTGGATGCATGAGATGGTGGACTGGCTCATCCATAGCCAGGACTTCGATATCTCCGCCTTGTTGGTGATGGACGGCCCGGGCGCCGAGAAGCCGCCCCGTGTGGGCGTCCGTGCCTTGTTCGGCACGCTGTCGCGTTTCGAGTCCCGCATGCTGCCCGCCAAGCAGCGCCAGATGCTGTCCTGCGGCGACATGCGCCAGCGCATGCCGTCTGCCTCGGTGCCGGTGCTGCCGCTGGAAGTCGGCGATGGCGCGCAGGGCGCGCAGGATGCGGTGACGGCGCTGCGGCTGGACCTTGTCATCACGCTGGGCGCTTCGCGCGCCACGCGCACGCAGATGAGGGGCTGGGCGCGCTTGGGCGTGTGGCAACTGAGTTATTCCGACATTGCCGTGTCGACCAGCCGTTACGCGGGATTCTGGGAGGTGTTCCAGCGCCAGGATCACACCACCGTAAAACTCTGGCGGGTGGGCCCCGCGCCCGAGCAGGACGAACTGCTGGACCAGCGCAGTTTCAATACCGAAGTGTTCTGGCTGAAAAATCAGGCGCGCGCGTTCAGCCTGGGCAATTTCATGGTCTACGACGCCTTGCAGGCGTTGGCCCGGGCGCGGCAGAGCGAGCCAGCCCCCGAAATGCAGATCATGAGCGGGCCGCGGCGCGCCGATCCGGTCGAGTGGGACAGCGCCGCCTATATCGCGCGCCAGGCGTGGTTAATCAGTGATTTGATTGTGCGGCGCATCATGAAGCGCAATATTCGATGGCGGATCGGTATGTTTCCGTCGTCAAGGCAGCAGGCGGTAGTATCGGAAGCCATGGTGCTGCAACCTCCCAAAGGTAGGTTCTTCGCAGATCCGTTTGTTTATACGCATGATAAAAAACCATATATATTTTTTGAAGATTACGATTTTACTTCCCGCAAGGGGACGATTTCGGTTGCGACCTACTCCGACGGGGCTTTCCGGCTGTTGGGCACTGCCCTGAACCTGCCTTACCATTTATCCTTCCCGTATATTTTTGAGCATGATGGCGTCACCTACATGGTCCCGGAAACGTGCGGAAATCGCAGTATTGAATTATGGAAATGCACTGAATTCCCACTGAAATGGGAGCTTGATGTCACGTTAATGACCAATATATCGGCCGTGGATACAATTATTTTTAAACACGGAGAATATTGGTGGTTATTAACCAATATTGATCGAACGGACGGCCAAAGCCACTGTGACGAGCTTTTCGCGTTTTTCTCGGATTCGCCGCGCTCGACCGAGTGGACGCCCCATGCCTGCAACCCCATCGTGCGCAACCCCATGCGGGCCAGAAACGCCGGAATCGTTGTCTCGCCTAGCGGAGAGGTGATCCGCTGCGCCCAGTACCAGGGCTTTTGCCACTACGGCAAGGGCGTGTCCTTGAACCGCATTGAAGAGCTGACGCCGTCAACCTACGTCGAAACCGACGGTGAAATCCACTATGCCAACTTTTTAAGCAAGCGCCATGCTTCAATGCACCATTGGCACCATCAGGGGGGGCATACGGTATTTGACTTCGCCTATATGGAGTAA
- a CDS encoding TetR/AcrR family transcriptional regulator, protein MQEIRTPNTRDSILDTAEALFAQQGHDGTSMRQITGAAGVNLASVNYHFGSKESLVQAVLKRRLEVLNRERMRLLDELEAQSEGKPLKPSQIVDAFFGTLLRLAADPAQAGSTFLPLLERTMTHPSDFIRALFAEEYADVLERYRNALFAALPDVPKAEIVWRFQFMLGATSYAIIGTDLLRSVTGWQLDESEQPDNPDMLLPRLMSFLLGGLRAPLPPVAGS, encoded by the coding sequence ATGCAAGAAATCAGAACTCCCAACACCCGCGATTCCATTCTGGACACGGCCGAAGCGCTCTTTGCGCAGCAGGGCCACGACGGCACGTCGATGCGCCAGATCACGGGTGCGGCCGGCGTCAATCTGGCGTCGGTGAACTATCACTTCGGGTCGAAAGAGTCACTCGTCCAGGCGGTGCTCAAGCGGCGCCTGGAAGTGCTGAATCGCGAGCGCATGCGGCTGCTGGATGAGCTTGAGGCGCAGTCCGAAGGCAAACCCTTGAAGCCCTCGCAAATCGTGGATGCCTTCTTCGGCACGCTGCTGCGCCTGGCCGCCGATCCGGCCCAGGCCGGCAGCACCTTCCTGCCGCTGCTGGAACGCACCATGACGCACCCGTCCGACTTCATCCGCGCGCTGTTCGCCGAGGAATACGCCGACGTGCTCGAGCGCTACCGCAACGCGCTGTTCGCCGCCCTGCCCGACGTACCCAAGGCCGAAATCGTGTGGCGCTTCCAATTCATGCTGGGCGCCACGTCCTACGCCATCATCGGCACCGATCTGCTGCGCTCAGTCACGGGCTGGCAGCTCGATGAATCCGAACAACCCGACAACCCCGACATGCTGCTGCCCCGGCTGATGAGCTTTCTGCTGGGCGGCCTGCGCGCGCCCTTGCCGCCCGTGGCCGGTTCCTAG
- a CDS encoding acyl-CoA dehydrogenase produces MNAVILTLIVIVALAAIVLTMRPLRRALLSAPIFNLYRKVLPQMSDTERDALEAGTVWWEGELFRGRPDWSRLLAYPRPRLTDEEQHFLDNQAETACRMVNDWSVTQERHDLPPEVWTYLKTQGFLGMIIPKEYGGLAFSAYAHSEIVTKLSTRSSALAVSVMVPNSLGPAELLLHYGTDEQKNHYLPRLARGEDVPAFALTSPWAGSDAAAIPDSGIVCKGEWQGREVIGMRVTWDKRYITLAPVCTLLGLAFRLYDPDGLLGGKKDLGITCALVPHDHPGVDTGRRHFPLNAMFMNGPTRGTDVFMPLDFIIGGPAMAGQGWRMLMECLAAGRSISLPSSNTGMSKLTARAVGGYARVRSQFRMPVGKFEGVEEALARIGGHTYMMDAARSMTAGAVDLGEKPSVVSAIVKYHVTERARQVVNDGMDVIGGKGICLGPNNFLGRAYQQIPIGITVEGANILTRSLIIFGQGAIRCHPYVLAEMQAAQSSDAKQGLTDFDAAFWGHVGFVAKNKLRTLGTALTGARWVKVNADVAPDMKRYYQLLSRYSAAFALLADTSMLVLGGSLKRRERLSARLGDVLSQMYLISATLKRFEDEGRQAADAPLAHWSIQDALFKLQEAFDGVLDNFPNRFVAWSMARLIFPWGRTQTQPSDILGQDVARLLINPGATRDRLTSGCHLPATADEPVGAIEQALAATLEAEPIDAKIRELEKRGTLEGNPQANVRDIADAAYAAGGITAEEYAVVKRRNALRDTVVKVDDFPFDLGASQASRPDAERKVA; encoded by the coding sequence ATGAACGCAGTGATCCTCACGCTCATCGTTATCGTGGCGCTTGCCGCCATTGTGCTGACCATGCGGCCACTGCGCCGGGCGCTGCTGTCCGCGCCCATCTTCAACCTGTACCGCAAGGTGCTGCCGCAGATGTCCGACACCGAGCGCGACGCGCTGGAGGCCGGCACGGTGTGGTGGGAAGGCGAGCTGTTTCGCGGCCGCCCTGACTGGAGCCGCCTGCTGGCCTATCCGCGCCCGCGCCTGACCGACGAAGAGCAGCACTTTCTGGATAACCAGGCCGAAACCGCCTGCCGCATGGTCAACGACTGGAGCGTCACGCAGGAACGCCACGACCTGCCGCCCGAGGTCTGGACCTATCTGAAGACCCAGGGCTTTCTGGGCATGATCATCCCCAAGGAATATGGTGGCCTGGCGTTCTCGGCTTACGCGCATTCCGAAATCGTGACCAAGCTGTCGACGCGCTCGTCCGCGCTGGCGGTGTCGGTCATGGTGCCCAACTCGCTGGGCCCGGCCGAGCTGCTGCTGCACTACGGCACCGATGAACAAAAGAACCACTATCTGCCACGCCTGGCGCGCGGCGAAGACGTGCCCGCCTTTGCGCTGACCAGCCCGTGGGCGGGTTCGGATGCCGCCGCCATTCCCGACAGCGGCATTGTCTGCAAGGGCGAATGGCAGGGCCGCGAAGTGATCGGCATGCGCGTCACCTGGGACAAGCGCTACATCACGCTGGCCCCGGTCTGCACGCTGCTGGGCCTGGCGTTCCGGCTGTACGACCCCGACGGCCTGTTGGGCGGCAAGAAGGACCTGGGCATCACTTGCGCGCTGGTGCCGCACGACCATCCCGGCGTGGACACCGGCCGCCGCCACTTCCCGCTGAACGCCATGTTCATGAACGGCCCCACGCGCGGCACGGACGTCTTCATGCCGCTGGACTTCATCATCGGCGGCCCCGCCATGGCCGGCCAGGGCTGGCGCATGCTGATGGAATGCCTGGCCGCTGGCCGTTCGATTTCGCTGCCCTCTTCCAACACCGGCATGTCCAAGCTGACGGCGCGGGCCGTGGGCGGGTATGCGCGCGTGCGCAGCCAGTTCCGCATGCCCGTCGGCAAGTTCGAGGGCGTGGAAGAAGCGCTGGCCCGCATCGGCGGCCACACCTACATGATGGACGCCGCGCGCAGCATGACGGCGGGCGCGGTGGACCTGGGCGAAAAGCCCTCGGTCGTGTCGGCCATCGTCAAATACCACGTGACCGAACGCGCGCGCCAGGTCGTCAACGACGGCATGGACGTGATTGGCGGCAAGGGCATCTGCCTGGGTCCCAACAACTTCCTGGGCCGGGCGTACCAGCAGATTCCCATCGGCATCACCGTCGAAGGCGCCAACATCCTGACGCGCAGCCTGATCATCTTCGGGCAGGGCGCCATCCGTTGCCATCCCTATGTACTGGCTGAAATGCAGGCCGCGCAATCGTCGGACGCCAAGCAAGGCCTGACCGACTTCGATGCCGCCTTCTGGGGCCACGTGGGCTTTGTGGCCAAGAACAAGCTGCGCACCCTGGGCACCGCCTTGACCGGCGCGCGCTGGGTCAAGGTGAACGCCGACGTGGCGCCCGACATGAAGCGCTATTACCAGTTGCTCAGCCGCTATTCGGCCGCCTTCGCGCTGCTGGCCGATACGTCGATGCTGGTACTGGGCGGCAGCCTGAAACGCCGCGAACGCTTGTCGGCCCGCTTGGGCGACGTGCTCTCGCAGATGTATCTGATCAGCGCCACGCTCAAGCGTTTCGAGGATGAAGGCCGCCAGGCCGCCGATGCGCCGCTTGCGCATTGGTCGATCCAGGACGCGCTGTTCAAATTGCAGGAAGCCTTCGACGGCGTGCTGGACAACTTCCCCAACCGCTTTGTGGCCTGGAGCATGGCGCGCCTGATCTTCCCCTGGGGCCGCACGCAGACGCAGCCCTCGGACATCCTGGGCCAGGACGTGGCGCGGCTGTTGATCAACCCCGGCGCCACGCGCGACCGCCTGACCTCGGGCTGCCACCTGCCCGCCACCGCCGACGAGCCCGTGGGCGCAATCGAACAAGCGCTGGCCGCCACGCTGGAAGCCGAGCCCATCGACGCCAAGATCCGCGAACTGGAAAAGCGCGGCACGCTGGAAGGCAACCCGCAAGCCAACGTGCGCGACATTGCCGATGCCGCCTACGCGGCCGGCGGCATCACGGCGGAAGAATATGCCGTGGTGAAACGCCGCAATGCCTTGCGCGATACCGTGGTGAAAGTGGATGATTTCCCCTTTGATCTTGGCGCGTCGCAGGCCAGCCGGCCCGACGCCGAACGCAAGGTCGCTTGA
- a CDS encoding acetyl-CoA C-acetyltransferase yields the protein MAFKPVYVVDGARTPFLKARTGPGPFSAGDLAVQAGRALLLRQPYAPTDLDEVIVGCAAPSPDEVNIGRVIALRLGCGNQVPGWTVMRNCASGMQALDSGIANIQSGRSQLVLAGGTDALSRAPLLFSDEMVRWLSGWYAARGVGAKLAALRGFKLKNLAPVIGLLKGLTDPVVGLSMGQTAENVATRFGIDRAAMDAYAAGSHQRVLAARAAGALGEITPLIDNQGKLYPDDDGVREDSTPDKLAKLRPVFDKPWGNITAGNSSQVTDGAAMLVLASEDAVAKWNLRPIGRIVDSQWAGLDPAQMGLGPVHAATPILQRHGLGLNDLDLWEINEAFAAQVLGCLAAWRDEAYCQEHFGTPAWGSLDPAKLNVDGGAIAIGHPVGASGARIVLHLLDALKRRGAKRGMAAICIGGGQGGAMLVETLDEDRP from the coding sequence ATGGCATTCAAACCGGTTTATGTCGTGGATGGCGCCCGTACGCCCTTCCTCAAAGCCCGCACCGGACCCGGCCCATTTTCGGCGGGCGATCTGGCGGTGCAGGCCGGCCGCGCCCTGTTGCTGCGCCAGCCCTATGCGCCCACCGATCTGGACGAAGTCATCGTGGGCTGCGCCGCGCCCTCGCCCGATGAAGTCAACATCGGCCGCGTGATTGCACTGCGCCTGGGCTGCGGCAACCAGGTGCCCGGCTGGACGGTGATGCGCAATTGCGCGTCCGGCATGCAGGCGCTGGATTCCGGCATTGCCAACATCCAGTCCGGCCGTTCGCAGTTGGTGCTGGCTGGCGGCACGGACGCGCTGTCGCGCGCGCCGCTGTTGTTCTCGGACGAGATGGTGCGCTGGCTGTCCGGATGGTACGCGGCACGCGGCGTGGGCGCCAAACTGGCGGCGTTGCGCGGGTTCAAACTGAAAAACCTGGCGCCGGTCATCGGCCTGCTCAAGGGCCTGACGGACCCGGTGGTGGGCCTGTCGATGGGCCAGACCGCCGAGAACGTCGCTACCCGTTTCGGCATCGACCGCGCCGCCATGGACGCGTACGCGGCGGGCAGCCACCAGCGCGTGCTGGCCGCGCGCGCGGCGGGCGCGCTGGGTGAAATCACACCGCTGATCGATAACCAGGGCAAGCTGTACCCCGACGATGACGGCGTGCGCGAAGACTCCACGCCCGACAAGCTGGCCAAGCTCAGGCCCGTGTTCGACAAGCCCTGGGGCAACATCACGGCGGGCAACAGCTCGCAGGTGACCGACGGCGCGGCCATGCTGGTGCTGGCTTCCGAAGACGCCGTCGCCAAATGGAACCTGCGCCCCATCGGCCGCATTGTCGACAGCCAGTGGGCCGGCCTGGACCCCGCGCAAATGGGGCTGGGCCCCGTGCATGCCGCCACCCCCATCCTGCAACGCCACGGCCTGGGCTTGAACGACCTGGACTTGTGGGAAATCAACGAAGCCTTCGCGGCGCAGGTGCTGGGCTGCCTGGCGGCCTGGCGCGACGAAGCCTATTGCCAGGAACATTTCGGAACGCCGGCATGGGGCTCGCTGGACCCCGCCAAGCTCAACGTCGATGGCGGCGCCATCGCCATCGGGCACCCGGTAGGCGCGTCCGGCGCGCGCATTGTGCTGCACCTGCTTGACGCGCTCAAGCGCCGTGGCGCCAAGCGCGGCATGGCGGCCATCTGCATCGGCGGCGGCCAAGGCGGCGCCATGCTGGTTGAAACTCTGGACGAGGACCGCCCATGA
- a CDS encoding 3-hydroxyacyl-CoA dehydrogenase NAD-binding domain-containing protein, translating to MTTIDSLSHWRLERDTDGLAWLTFDRAGSAVNALSADTMVELAVVLDALDAAPPKGLIIQSGKATGFIVGADVNEFANLDTPEQARALVARGWNLFNRLAAVRYPTLALIQGHCLGGGLELALACRYRLVADQPGTSLALPEVMLGIFPGWGGMLRLPQVIGAPAALDMMLTGRGADARRAAALGLADARVPTRLLHAAARQTVLSKKPPRRARGLGGLANRWPFKAIVANRARKQIADKDPLGHYPAAPAIVTLWEKHGGNALQAPELIDGIISSDTARNLLRVFRLQERLKANGKQPGVAPARHVHVVGAGTMGGDIAAWCALKGMTVTLQDQDMARIAPAIKRAAALYARRLKDSRLARAALDRLIPDPAGGGVPRADIIIEAISEQADAKRALYASLEPRMKADALLATNTSSLSLETLRAGLARPERLVGIHFFNPVAKMPLVEVVHADGDVGDIGDTGSNTGSNSGRNMSDATARACAFVGQIDKLALPVKSAPGFLVNAVLAPYMLQAMRSVDEGLAPETVDAAMVAFGMPMGPLELADTVGLDIARAAGEALADGAEPPRCLADRLARGDLGKKTGKGFYTWRDGKPVKAAKDNAAKDNAAKDKAAQANAAKGTANADSAAAAPDGLAQRLIQPLVDATRQRVEDGVVADADLADAGVIFGTGFAPFTGGPLHYQGSNAWHRSRTAHAD from the coding sequence ATGACGACCATCGACTCGCTTTCGCACTGGCGCCTGGAGCGCGACACCGACGGCCTGGCATGGCTGACGTTCGACCGTGCCGGCAGCGCCGTGAACGCGCTGTCGGCCGACACCATGGTCGAGCTGGCCGTGGTGCTGGACGCGCTGGACGCCGCCCCGCCCAAGGGGCTGATCATCCAGTCCGGCAAGGCCACGGGCTTTATCGTGGGCGCCGACGTCAACGAATTCGCCAACCTGGACACCCCGGAACAAGCGCGCGCGCTGGTGGCCCGTGGCTGGAACCTGTTCAACCGCCTGGCCGCCGTGCGCTATCCCACGCTGGCCCTGATCCAGGGCCATTGCCTGGGCGGCGGCCTGGAGCTGGCGCTGGCTTGCCGCTACCGGCTGGTGGCCGACCAGCCCGGCACATCGCTGGCGCTGCCGGAAGTCATGTTGGGCATCTTTCCCGGCTGGGGCGGCATGCTGCGCCTGCCGCAAGTCATCGGCGCGCCCGCCGCGCTGGACATGATGCTGACCGGCCGGGGCGCGGATGCCCGGCGCGCGGCCGCATTGGGTCTGGCCGACGCGCGCGTGCCCACGCGCTTGCTGCACGCCGCCGCCCGCCAGACCGTGCTGTCGAAGAAGCCGCCGCGCCGCGCGCGAGGGTTGGGCGGCCTGGCCAACCGCTGGCCGTTCAAAGCCATCGTCGCCAACCGCGCGCGCAAGCAGATCGCCGACAAGGACCCGCTGGGGCACTACCCCGCCGCGCCCGCCATCGTCACGCTATGGGAAAAGCATGGCGGCAACGCCTTGCAGGCTCCTGAGCTGATCGACGGCATCATCTCGTCGGACACCGCGCGCAACCTGCTGCGTGTGTTCCGCTTGCAGGAACGGCTGAAGGCCAACGGCAAGCAGCCTGGCGTCGCGCCCGCGCGCCATGTGCATGTGGTGGGCGCGGGCACGATGGGCGGCGACATCGCGGCGTGGTGCGCGCTCAAGGGCATGACGGTGACCCTGCAAGACCAGGACATGGCTCGCATCGCGCCCGCCATCAAACGCGCCGCCGCGCTGTATGCGCGCCGCTTGAAAGATTCCCGTCTGGCGCGCGCCGCGCTGGACCGCCTGATTCCCGACCCCGCGGGCGGTGGCGTGCCGCGCGCCGACATCATCATCGAAGCCATCAGCGAACAAGCCGACGCCAAGCGCGCGCTGTATGCGTCGCTGGAACCCCGCATGAAGGCCGACGCGCTGCTGGCCACGAACACGTCCAGCCTGTCGCTGGAAACCTTGCGCGCCGGGCTGGCGCGGCCCGAACGACTGGTGGGCATCCACTTCTTCAACCCCGTGGCCAAGATGCCGCTGGTGGAAGTGGTGCATGCCGACGGCGACGTGGGTGACATCGGTGACACCGGGAGCAACACAGGAAGTAACTCCGGACGCAACATGAGCGACGCCACCGCGCGCGCTTGCGCCTTCGTGGGCCAGATCGACAAGCTGGCGCTTCCCGTCAAGAGCGCGCCGGGATTCCTCGTGAACGCCGTGCTCGCACCCTATATGCTGCAAGCCATGCGCAGTGTGGACGAAGGCCTGGCGCCGGAAACCGTCGACGCCGCCATGGTGGCGTTCGGCATGCCGATGGGGCCGCTGGAACTGGCCGACACCGTGGGCCTGGACATCGCGCGCGCGGCGGGCGAAGCCCTGGCGGATGGCGCCGAACCGCCCCGCTGCCTGGCCGACCGGCTGGCGCGCGGCGACCTCGGCAAGAAAACCGGCAAGGGCTTCTACACCTGGCGCGACGGCAAGCCGGTTAAAGCGGCAAAGGACAACGCGGCAAAGGACAACGCGGCAAAGGACAAAGCGGCCCAGGCCAACGCAGCCAAGGGCACGGCCAACGCCGACTCTGCCGCTGCCGCCCCCGACGGCCTGGCGCAACGCCTGATTCAACCCCTGGTGGACGCTACCCGGCAGCGTGTTGAAGACGGCGTGGTCGCCGATGCCGACCTGGCCGACGCCGGCGTGATTTTTGGAACGGGGTTCGCGCCTTTCACGGGCGGACCCCTGCATTACCAGGGCAGCAATGCCTGGCACCGCAGCAGAACGGCTCACGCCGATTAG
- a CDS encoding OmpP1/FadL family transporter encodes MRRRSLSLSTLSAIVVGLGASATSYAAGFQLLEQNASGLGNAYAGSAANPENASIIYYNPAGMTYLPGVNFSGGVNLIKPSFKFKDNGDSRNPSVPGIPGSGLNGSVPTGGNGGDAGNLGVVPNLYASWQLNEQWYIGLGIGAPFGLMTEYDDDWVGQYHSNKFEIKTINVNPSIAYKVNEQFSMGFGVNWQHIDANYKKKTVVPIAGLPVATNGDADLNLKGDAWGWNVGFMLQPTEDTRIGLSYRSKIKHTAKGDTDISNIGPTGQSVSFDAKASVDLPDTLILSAAHQLNERWELLGDVSWTGWSSIPELKIRNSGPGARDDELPLNFRDTWRIAVGANYKFAPTWKWKFGLAYDQSPVHNEADRPTSLPDNNRYWFSTGVQWEATKSTTLDLGYTYLYLRDTDIDTTSGSAATKGRVAGTYNSNAHIVGLQLTSRF; translated from the coding sequence ATGCGCAGACGTTCATTGTCCCTGAGCACCTTGTCGGCCATCGTGGTCGGCTTGGGCGCGTCCGCAACGTCCTACGCCGCCGGCTTTCAGCTCTTAGAGCAGAACGCCAGTGGCCTGGGCAACGCCTACGCAGGCTCGGCGGCAAATCCGGAAAACGCCAGCATCATCTACTACAACCCGGCGGGCATGACGTATCTGCCGGGCGTCAACTTTTCGGGTGGGGTCAACCTGATCAAGCCGTCGTTCAAGTTCAAGGACAACGGCGACAGCCGCAACCCCAGCGTTCCCGGCATTCCGGGCTCGGGCCTGAACGGCTCGGTGCCCACCGGCGGCAACGGCGGCGACGCCGGCAACCTCGGCGTGGTACCCAACCTGTATGCCTCGTGGCAGTTGAATGAACAGTGGTACATCGGCCTGGGCATCGGCGCCCCCTTCGGCCTGATGACCGAATACGACGACGACTGGGTGGGCCAGTACCACTCCAACAAGTTCGAGATCAAGACCATCAACGTGAACCCGTCGATTGCCTACAAGGTGAACGAGCAGTTCTCGATGGGCTTCGGCGTGAACTGGCAGCACATCGACGCCAACTACAAGAAAAAGACGGTGGTGCCGATTGCCGGCCTGCCGGTCGCCACCAACGGCGACGCCGACCTGAACCTGAAGGGCGACGCCTGGGGCTGGAACGTCGGCTTCATGCTGCAACCCACGGAAGACACCCGCATCGGCCTGTCGTACCGTTCAAAGATCAAGCACACCGCCAAGGGCGATACCGACATCAGCAACATCGGCCCCACCGGGCAATCGGTGTCGTTTGACGCCAAGGCCTCGGTCGACCTGCCCGATACGCTGATCCTTAGCGCCGCGCACCAGTTGAACGAACGCTGGGAACTGCTGGGCGACGTGTCGTGGACGGGTTGGAGCAGCATTCCCGAGCTGAAGATCCGCAACTCCGGCCCGGGCGCGCGCGACGATGAACTGCCCCTGAACTTCCGCGACACCTGGCGCATTGCCGTGGGCGCGAACTACAAGTTCGCCCCCACCTGGAAGTGGAAGTTCGGCTTGGCCTATGACCAGTCGCCGGTCCACAACGAGGCCGACCGCCCGACGTCCCTGCCCGACAACAACCGTTATTGGTTCTCGACCGGCGTGCAGTGGGAAGCCACCAAGAGCACCACGCTGGACCTGGGTTACACCTATCTGTACCTGCGCGACACGGACATCGACACCACGTCCGGCAGTGCAGCGACCAAGGGCCGCGTGGCGGGCACCTATAACAGCAACGCCCACATCGTGGGCCTGCAACTGACGTCCCGCTTCTAG